One genomic window of Cercospora beticola chromosome 5, complete sequence includes the following:
- a CDS encoding uncharacterized protein (BUSCO:EOG092651HW) has protein sequence MTNTLVGDVYLKIIEEVVAASQADFEESGVGSQTLGELQQEWQNKLSQRGVAQMPWDPKPQPPQPPQQQIAPTNPSGNVNGMPANPYASYDASQAASNGQRVKTEPGMEHQYHGLPNGNYGQNNGQPIPVQGGAARAQQLVQQQFGNAAAPSLAAMQRGGLALPGQQQQQPKPQPMQLPQGSPAQQQFQQAQQAAMAQQQQRLHQQQAQPRIKVENDSPQLQQGQFQHPNYPQTDGATEEDDLAQWRAVLAERRAAHAQQAHQADRMMRDQVLSLTADLSSGLMVPLGEQPSLRIKNKKRSTTTSAAGPSIPQLDGDEDEDEDKGVKDEDDPDAINSDLDDDDDDGQGAMGDEDDDLGDSILCTYDKVQRVKNKWKCTLKDGVMSVSGKEWVFHKGMGEFEW, from the exons ATGACCAATACGCTCGTG GGCGACGTCTACCTCAAGATCATTGAGGAGGTCGTAGCAGCGTCGCAGGCCGACTTCGAGGAGAGCGGCGTGGGTTCGCAGACATTGGGCGAGTTGCAGCAG GAATGGCAGAACAAGCTGTCACAGCGTGGTGTTGCGCAGATGCCATGGGACCCGAAGCCGCAACCTCCGCAGCCGCCGCAGCAACAAATCGCACCAACTAATCCCAGCGGCAATGTGAATGGCATGCCTGCCAATCCTTATGCCAGCTATGACGCCTCTCAGGCTGCCTCAAACGGTCAGCGAGTCAAAACTGAACCCGGTATGGAGCACCAATACCATGGCCTTCCAAATGGCAACTACGGCCAAAACAACGGCCAGCCGATCCCTGTGCAAGGTGGCGCTGCTCGAGCACAGCAATTGGTTCAGCAGCAGTTTGGAAATGCAGCAGCACCGTCTTTGGCTGCCATGCAACGTGGTGGTCTCGCATTGCCAggccagcaacaacagcagccgaAACCACAACCGATGCAGCTGCCACAAGGTAGTCCAGCACAGCAACAGTTCCAACAAGCGCAACAAGCTGCAAtggcgcaacagcagcagcggctgcaccagcaacaagctcaaCCTCGCATCAAGGTCGAAAATGATAGTCCACAGCTTCAGCAGGGCCAGTTCCAGCATCCAAACTACCCCCAGACCGATGGAGCTACTGAAGAGGACGATCTTGCGCAATGGCGCGCTGTGCTCGCCGAGAGACGAGCTGCTCACGCACAGCAGGCACATCAAGCCGATCGCATGATGCGAGACCAAGTCCTGAGCCTTACAGCTGACCTGTCGAGCGGCTTGATGGTGCCTCTTGGCGAGCAGCCTTCGTTGCGGATCAAGAATAAGAAGCGgtccaccaccacttctGCCGCTGGACCTTCGATCCCACAGCtcgatggagatgaagacgaggacgaggataagGGCGtcaaggatgaggacgatcCCGATGCCATCAACTCCGAcctcgatgacgacgacgatgatggtcaAGGCGCTATgggcgacgaagacgatgatctcGGCGACAGCATCCTGTGTACGTACGACAAGGTTCAACGCGTCAAGAACAAGTGGAAGTGCACACTCAAGGACGGTGTCATGAGTGTCTCTGGGAAAGAATGGGTCTTCCACAAGGGTATGGGAGAGTTTGAGTGGTAA